One window of the Niallia circulans genome contains the following:
- the ftsA gene encoding cell division protein FtsA, whose protein sequence is MNSNELYVSLDIGTSSIKVIIGEMINESLNIIGVGIVPSEGLKKGSIVDIDETVHSIRQAIEQAERMVGMEIKQVVVGVSGNHVNLQTSRGVVAVSSENREITIEDVIRVKDAAQVVSIPPEKEIIDIIPKQFIVDGLDEITDPRGMIGVRLEMEGTIITGSKTILHNTLRCVERAGLEIQDISLQPLAAGSFALSKDEKNLGVALIDIGGGSTTIAVFENGFLKATSVIPVGGDHITKDLSIGLRTTTEDAEKIKIKYGYAFYDHASEEEVFSVPIIGSDQHQQFNQLEISDIIEARLEEIFELVGHELARLGVYDLPGGFVLTGGVASTKGILELAQDIFQSRVRIAIPDYIGVREPQYTTAVGLIKFSYKNSKLQGGNIHNPVAVPAETREKAQKTASQKQAYEKKQVEKEPSKFKKFMGYFFD, encoded by the coding sequence ATGAACAGCAATGAACTTTATGTGAGTCTAGACATCGGTACATCCAGCATAAAAGTAATCATTGGAGAAATGATTAACGAATCTTTAAATATTATTGGTGTAGGCATCGTCCCATCAGAAGGTTTAAAAAAAGGTTCAATTGTGGATATAGATGAAACCGTTCATTCTATTCGACAAGCAATAGAGCAAGCTGAAAGAATGGTTGGGATGGAGATAAAGCAAGTAGTTGTTGGCGTTTCGGGAAATCATGTTAATCTGCAAACCTCACGTGGGGTAGTTGCAGTTTCAAGTGAAAATCGCGAAATTACAATTGAAGATGTAATTAGGGTAAAGGATGCTGCACAAGTAGTTTCCATTCCCCCTGAAAAAGAGATTATTGATATTATTCCTAAACAATTTATTGTCGATGGATTAGATGAAATTACTGATCCCCGAGGAATGATTGGTGTACGATTGGAAATGGAAGGTACTATTATAACTGGAAGTAAAACCATTTTACATAACACCTTAAGATGTGTGGAAAGAGCAGGACTTGAAATTCAAGATATCTCCTTGCAACCACTTGCTGCAGGATCTTTTGCGCTTTCAAAAGATGAGAAAAACTTAGGAGTGGCGTTAATAGATATAGGCGGAGGATCTACAACTATTGCTGTATTTGAAAATGGATTCCTTAAAGCCACTAGCGTTATTCCTGTAGGTGGAGATCATATTACTAAAGATCTATCCATTGGTCTTCGAACTACAACAGAAGATGCCGAAAAAATTAAAATAAAGTATGGTTATGCTTTTTATGATCATGCTTCTGAAGAGGAAGTATTCAGCGTTCCTATTATAGGAAGCGATCAGCATCAGCAATTTAATCAATTGGAGATTTCTGATATTATAGAAGCTAGATTAGAAGAAATCTTTGAACTTGTTGGTCATGAACTAGCTAGACTAGGAGTATATGATCTTCCAGGAGGATTTGTATTAACTGGAGGAGTAGCTAGTACGAAAGGAATTTTAGAATTAGCGCAAGATATTTTCCAAAGCCGAGTTAGAATTGCTATTCCTGATTATATTGGAGTTAGAGAGCCACAATATACTACTGCAGTTGGTTTAATTAAATTCTCCTATAAAAATAGTAAACTTCAAGGTGGAAATATCCATAACCCTGTTGCTGTTCCTGCTGAAACAAGGGAAAAAGCTCAGAAAACAGCATCCCAAAAACAAGCTTATGAGAAAAAACAAGTGGAAAAAGAACCTTCAAAGTTTAAGAAATTTATGGGATATTTCTTTGATTAA
- a CDS encoding DUF881 domain-containing protein, which produces MNKKFITMTGITLIAGFMIAVQFQTIKEPVVRDTRDTWELREDLIHEKKLELKLIDEIRSTNGKIEEYENETPRSKEAVLKETLAELKQEAGLTEVTGNGIVLKIESVSTEMLLGENPGVVTSELLQRLVNELNLYGVEEIAINDNRYVNTTVIREINNVLKMDGNPLNQLPIEIKVIAKDANTVEKLFNYMKVSKSADEFFLSNLLLNVEMPKEPIKIPAYSNPINIHYMKPVSTSKGGDS; this is translated from the coding sequence TTGAATAAGAAATTTATAACGATGACGGGAATTACACTTATTGCAGGGTTTATGATAGCAGTTCAATTTCAGACAATAAAAGAACCTGTTGTACGAGACACGAGAGATACTTGGGAGTTAAGAGAAGATCTTATCCATGAGAAAAAATTAGAATTAAAGTTAATAGATGAGATACGTTCGACAAATGGAAAGATAGAAGAATATGAGAATGAAACCCCAAGAAGCAAAGAAGCGGTATTGAAAGAGACTTTGGCAGAATTAAAGCAGGAAGCGGGCTTAACAGAAGTAACGGGAAATGGAATTGTCTTAAAGATTGAGTCTGTCAGTACAGAAATGCTTTTAGGTGAAAATCCTGGAGTAGTTACCTCTGAATTATTACAACGGTTAGTAAATGAATTAAATTTATATGGTGTTGAGGAGATAGCGATAAATGATAATCGTTATGTAAATACAACTGTTATCCGTGAAATTAACAATGTGTTAAAAATGGATGGGAATCCCCTAAACCAGCTGCCAATTGAAATAAAAGTGATAGCGAAGGATGCTAACACTGTTGAAAAACTGTTTAATTACATGAAGGTTTCAAAGTCAGCAGATGAATTTTTCTTATCTAATCTGTTATTGAATGTCGAGATGCCAAAGGAACCAATCAAAATACCAGCATATAGCAACCCCATAAATATCCATTATATGAAGCCCGTAAGTACAAGTAAAGGAGGAGATTCTTAA
- a CDS encoding cell division protein FtsQ/DivIB — protein sequence MEKGKVVSLEDRIPKLKEQRRRKANRRLIFLLLLFFLIIVCVIYFQSPLSHVKNIEITGNHLYSFEDLEKMSGIDSKTNIWTIKKDKLTEKLKDSGGIKSAKISIVFPNTVHIDVKEYRKIAYFEVKNEFIPLLENGEMLHDRAMTNSPYDAPIIKDIKSEDNKVIKKIGGELNKLSAEVYNAISEVRYTPKNTDKWRVTVYMNDGNQVLASLSSFSDKLQHYPSIISQLNTDKKGVIDLEVGSYFKAFDSEGEKKGEE from the coding sequence TTGGAAAAAGGGAAGGTAGTTTCTTTAGAAGATAGAATTCCAAAATTAAAAGAGCAGAGACGAAGAAAAGCAAATCGTCGCCTTATTTTCCTTCTCCTTCTATTCTTCCTAATCATCGTTTGCGTTATATACTTCCAATCGCCTTTAAGTCATGTGAAAAACATCGAAATTACGGGTAATCATTTATATTCTTTTGAAGACTTGGAGAAAATGAGTGGAATTGACAGCAAAACAAATATTTGGACAATCAAAAAAGACAAGCTCACAGAGAAATTAAAAGACTCAGGCGGGATTAAATCTGCTAAGATTTCTATTGTTTTTCCAAATACTGTTCATATTGACGTAAAAGAGTATAGGAAGATTGCTTACTTTGAAGTAAAGAATGAATTTATTCCACTTCTTGAAAATGGGGAGATGCTGCATGACAGAGCTATGACCAACAGTCCCTATGATGCTCCAATTATTAAGGATATAAAGAGCGAAGATAATAAAGTAATCAAAAAAATAGGGGGAGAACTAAATAAACTGTCAGCAGAAGTGTATAACGCAATTTCTGAAGTAAGGTATACTCCTAAAAATACAGATAAGTGGCGTGTTACTGTATATATGAATGATGGAAATCAGGTATTAGCTTCTTTATCCTCTTTTTCGGATAAGCTGCAGCATTATCCATCCATCATTTCCCAGCTGAATACAGATAAAAAAGGCGTTATTGATTTAGAGGTAGGTTCTTATTTTAAAGCTTTTGATTCGGAAGGGGAAAAGAAGGGTGAAGAATAA
- a CDS encoding small basic family protein, with translation MWLPIFGLIVGIVLGLLTDIKVPDEYANYLSIAVLAALDTLFGGIRAHLQNIFDEKVFVTGFFFNIALAASLAFLGVHLGVDLYLAAIFAFGVRLFQNIAVIRSIILKKSNTHSLEKNEKS, from the coding sequence ATGTGGCTTCCTATATTTGGGCTGATTGTTGGGATTGTATTAGGATTATTAACCGATATAAAAGTGCCAGACGAATATGCTAACTATTTATCAATTGCTGTTCTCGCTGCACTGGATACTTTATTTGGAGGGATTCGTGCTCATCTGCAAAATATATTCGACGAGAAAGTATTTGTAACTGGGTTCTTCTTTAATATTGCTCTTGCAGCAAGTTTAGCTTTTCTAGGTGTACATCTTGGTGTAGACTTATACTTAGCGGCTATTTTTGCATTTGGTGTTCGACTATTTCAAAATATAGCTGTCATTCGCAGTATTATCTTAAAGAAATCAAATACGCATTCTCTTGAAAAAAATGAAAAAAGTTGA
- a CDS encoding DUF881 domain-containing protein: protein MKNNKRRRNVIFSLVFLVLGFMISFSYQNTKKDEGKAVSESQFERDLDLRNELIEQEEKNNKLYKELKENQRDLLQLEKKLSNEAETYYNLAEDAEKYRIYLGKVAVKGEGVQIALEDGEYNPKEDNVNNYLVHEHHVFKVINELYIAGAEAISINGQRLAHNSYILCNGPVIEIDGYQHPAPFVITAIGDSDVLEGAININGGVKDLLVNDNVRFTLEKKRMIQMDPLNVN from the coding sequence GTGAAGAATAATAAAAGAAGAAGAAATGTTATCTTCTCCTTAGTTTTTCTTGTACTTGGATTTATGATCTCTTTTTCCTATCAAAATACAAAAAAAGATGAAGGGAAAGCAGTGAGTGAGAGCCAATTTGAAAGAGATTTGGATTTGCGCAATGAGCTAATTGAGCAGGAAGAAAAGAACAATAAGTTGTATAAGGAGTTAAAGGAAAACCAAAGGGACTTGCTTCAATTAGAGAAGAAACTTTCTAACGAAGCAGAGACTTATTATAACTTGGCAGAAGATGCGGAAAAATACCGGATATATTTAGGAAAGGTTGCAGTAAAAGGGGAAGGGGTACAAATTGCTTTGGAAGATGGTGAGTATAATCCAAAGGAAGATAATGTGAATAATTATTTGGTTCATGAGCATCATGTATTTAAAGTGATCAACGAGCTTTATATTGCTGGTGCAGAAGCGATTAGTATCAATGGACAAAGGCTAGCACATAATTCTTATATCCTTTGCAATGGTCCAGTAATTGAAATTGACGGTTATCAGCACCCAGCCCCATTTGTTATTACGGCAATTGGCGATAGCGATGTGTTAGAAGGCGCAATAAATATAAATGGTGGCGTAAAGGATTTGTTAGTAAATGATAATGTAAGATTTACGCTTGAGAAAAAAAGAATGATCCAAATGGATCCTTTAAATGTTAATTAA